In a single window of the Methanofollis ethanolicus genome:
- a CDS encoding AAA family ATPase — protein MEREVDGMGVTEESVNQIADTYAEILKAAQRYVVGNEPLIQMTFIGILTEGAVLLEGVPGTAKTTIAKIMARLLSSSFRRVQGAVDVQPADILGVRIFSPETGKFVLQKGPVFSNVLLVDEVNRLTPKTQSALLEAMSEHQVTIDGETHSLPKPYIVLATQNPYEFEGTFSLVEAQRDRFMFSLPLSYLDSDDELELLRRDQTGRLHWIDYEVSLAPLLTPEEIARMIGVVRQIYASEAILHYIADIVAATRTHGDIRLGASARGSLALLRGAKAHAALQGRTYVIPDDVKAVTPAVLGHRLILEREALIGDVTTGEVVREILQIVEVS, from the coding sequence ATGGAACGGGAAGTAGACGGCATGGGCGTGACAGAGGAGAGTGTGAACCAGATCGCCGATACCTATGCGGAGATCCTCAAGGCCGCACAGCGCTATGTGGTCGGCAACGAACCTCTCATCCAGATGACCTTCATCGGCATCCTCACCGAAGGTGCGGTCCTGCTTGAGGGCGTTCCTGGGACGGCAAAGACGACGATCGCGAAGATCATGGCGCGCCTTCTTTCCTCCTCATTCAGGCGGGTCCAGGGTGCGGTGGACGTCCAGCCCGCCGACATACTGGGCGTGAGAATCTTCTCCCCGGAGACCGGCAAGTTTGTCCTGCAGAAGGGGCCGGTCTTCTCGAACGTTCTCCTCGTCGACGAGGTCAACCGCCTGACCCCGAAAACCCAGTCCGCCCTCCTCGAAGCGATGAGCGAGCACCAGGTGACGATCGACGGCGAGACCCATTCCCTCCCGAAACCGTATATTGTGCTGGCAACGCAGAACCCCTATGAGTTCGAGGGGACGTTTTCTCTTGTGGAAGCACAGCGCGACCGGTTTATGTTCAGCCTCCCCCTCTCCTACCTTGACTCTGACGACGAACTCGAACTTCTCCGGCGCGACCAGACCGGGCGTCTTCACTGGATAGACTACGAGGTCTCCCTCGCCCCCCTCCTGACGCCGGAAGAGATTGCCCGGATGATCGGCGTTGTCAGGCAGATCTATGCCAGCGAGGCGATCCTCCACTACATTGCCGATATTGTGGCTGCAACGAGGACCCATGGAGACATCAGGCTTGGCGCGAGCGCCCGCGGTTCCCTTGCCCTGTTGCGGGGTGCGAAGGCCCATGCCGCCCTGCAGGGGAGGACCTATGTTATTCCTGACGACGTCAAGGCGGTCACGCCCGCTGTTCTCGGTCACCGCCTCATCCTCGAACGCGAGGCCCTCATCGGCGATGTGACGACAGGGGAGGTTGTGCGCGAGATTCTCCAGATCGTCGAGGTGTCCTGA
- a CDS encoding DUF4350 domain-containing protein → MRGGGALVAVAALLVLLLVAGIHLTTSYDQYSRYNVQWNGTSSFFALLEEKGVHEVRDPADLAGYNDVSLLVIAPSGSPDPVRVAAWRAFLARNNTIILCDDFGDGDAMLRALDASVRILSGPVVSVDREYGAAAAVAAYPVENASILLNVSAVLLDRPAALEGGDPLLQTSLLSWVDTDGNSSLDGDEQMGRFIVCAREKIGGGEVIVVSDPGIFLNSMAGTGKDNRQFIENLLALRPGLLVDQEGSRTATAGPVTGAIRWVKERPLLQIGIVALFILAAACYFRKWNGK, encoded by the coding sequence ATGAGGGGGGGCGGTGCTCTTGTTGCGGTGGCCGCCCTCCTGGTCCTCCTCCTTGTCGCCGGGATTCACCTCACCACCTCCTACGACCAGTATAGTCGCTACAATGTCCAGTGGAATGGCACATCCTCATTCTTCGCCCTCCTTGAGGAGAAGGGTGTGCACGAGGTCCGCGACCCTGCCGACCTCGCTGGTTACAACGATGTATCTCTCCTGGTCATCGCCCCCTCCGGATCTCCTGACCCCGTACGGGTTGCAGCCTGGCGCGCCTTCCTGGCGCGCAACAACACGATCATTCTCTGCGACGATTTCGGGGACGGTGACGCCATGCTCAGGGCGCTCGATGCCTCGGTCCGGATCCTCTCCGGCCCTGTCGTCTCTGTGGACCGGGAATACGGTGCCGCCGCAGCGGTTGCGGCATACCCCGTTGAAAATGCTTCGATTCTTCTGAATGTTTCGGCCGTCCTTCTCGACAGGCCGGCGGCACTGGAGGGTGGCGACCCCCTTCTCCAGACTTCTCTTCTCTCCTGGGTCGACACCGATGGGAACTCCTCTCTTGATGGTGACGAACAGATGGGCCGCTTCATCGTCTGCGCCCGCGAGAAGATTGGTGGGGGCGAGGTGATCGTCGTCAGCGATCCCGGCATCTTCCTCAACTCAATGGCAGGCACGGGGAAGGACAACAGGCAGTTCATCGAGAACCTCCTCGCCCTCCGCCCGGGGCTTCTCGTCGACCAGGAGGGGAGCAGGACGGCAACGGCCGGGCCTGTGACCGGGGCCATCAGATGGGTGAAGGAGCGGCCCCTTCTCCAGATCGGTATCGTTGCCCTTTTCATCCTTGCGGCTGCATGTTATTTCAGAAAATGGAACGGGAAGTAG
- a CDS encoding ABC transporter substrate-binding protein — MRSVPVAVFLLLLVTPSLAALPCDGNGDDVLSEGEFVSAAFAYLDTEYRNGTGQAPPRDDLADAAFVYYYWGGRPWTWAGVAGSTPSSFDRPVRRAAVMHPSVLETLRSIGYPTENVVGIDSATAQASAFFPEMAGRAVVGSPEHPDTAALLSLAPDAVFVEAGAGGDRAAQAISEAGLPVVRVACSSPASYLGDVRALGDLLGLNDGAAALSRFIDEEEERVRACLAGLHPREAPVVYAEDVVDYTACGEGTPLCEEVKAAGGRPAFSGTEKVSDTAVLAVDPEYVVKRVGSEPYLMGGYGDRIPVRFIEVRNAIGRRPGWSGTRAVKAGQVFVVHTSLVEGPQYFIGRQYLASWFHPDLCADLDPAAIQAEYFSRFQGLPGSAGIYVSGGVR; from the coding sequence GTGAGGTCTGTCCCTGTCGCCGTATTCCTCCTCCTGCTGGTGACTCCGTCTCTAGCGGCCCTGCCCTGTGACGGCAATGGCGATGACGTCCTCTCCGAGGGGGAGTTTGTCTCGGCGGCCTTTGCCTACCTGGACACCGAATACCGGAATGGCACCGGTCAGGCACCGCCGCGGGACGACCTTGCCGACGCCGCCTTTGTCTATTATTACTGGGGCGGCAGGCCCTGGACATGGGCCGGTGTGGCAGGGAGCACCCCCTCTTCGTTTGACCGGCCCGTCAGGCGTGCAGCCGTCATGCACCCCTCCGTGCTGGAGACCCTCCGTTCGATCGGGTACCCGACGGAGAATGTTGTCGGGATCGATTCGGCCACGGCACAGGCCTCGGCTTTCTTCCCTGAGATGGCGGGCCGTGCAGTGGTCGGGAGCCCCGAACACCCCGACACTGCCGCGCTCCTCTCCCTCGCTCCCGATGCCGTCTTCGTCGAGGCGGGCGCAGGCGGGGACCGTGCTGCACAGGCCATTTCAGAGGCCGGCCTTCCTGTCGTGCGTGTCGCCTGCTCCTCCCCCGCATCCTATCTCGGGGACGTCAGGGCTCTTGGAGATCTTCTTGGCCTGAACGACGGTGCCGCCGCTCTCTCCCGCTTCATCGACGAGGAAGAGGAACGGGTGCGCGCCTGCCTGGCTGGCCTTCACCCGCGCGAGGCGCCGGTCGTCTATGCCGAGGACGTCGTTGACTACACCGCGTGCGGGGAGGGGACGCCTCTCTGCGAGGAAGTCAAAGCCGCCGGTGGCCGGCCTGCCTTCAGCGGCACCGAAAAGGTGAGCGACACTGCGGTTCTTGCTGTGGACCCTGAATATGTCGTCAAACGTGTCGGCAGCGAGCCGTACCTGATGGGCGGGTATGGCGACCGGATCCCCGTTCGTTTCATCGAGGTACGAAATGCAATCGGCAGGAGGCCGGGCTGGTCCGGTACCCGTGCCGTAAAAGCCGGGCAGGTCTTCGTGGTCCACACCTCCCTCGTCGAGGGGCCGCAGTATTTCATCGGCCGCCAGTACCTCGCGTCATGGTTCCACCCTGACCTCTGCGCCGACCTCGACCCTGCCGCAATCCAGGCAGAATACTTTTCCCGGTTTCAGGGGCTTCCGGGATCCGCAGGGATCTATGTCTCGGGAGGAGTGAGATGA